In Candidatus Desulfofervidus auxilii, one genomic interval encodes:
- the rnc gene encoding ribonuclease III: MKEELKDLEEKIGYNFKNQVILKQALTHSSYASENQVESNQRLEFLGDAVLELAVRNYLFYEYPHLKEGELSKLKACLVEETTLAKVAKSLCLGDFLRLGKGERQSGGNKKGTILADTLEALIGAIYLDSDFLTVCGVIRNWFEPWLKKLSPENTSDFKTRLQILLQKQCHILPAYRVLNIIGPDHAKQFTIGVFINGKLWGKGVGRSRKRAEQEAAKQALNRLK, from the coding sequence GTGAAAGAAGAACTCAAAGATTTAGAAGAAAAAATAGGATATAATTTTAAAAATCAGGTTATTTTAAAACAGGCCTTGACTCATTCTTCATATGCATCCGAAAACCAAGTTGAAAGTAATCAAAGATTGGAGTTTCTCGGTGATGCTGTGCTAGAGCTAGCTGTCAGGAATTATCTTTTTTATGAGTATCCTCATCTAAAAGAAGGTGAGCTTAGCAAATTAAAGGCCTGTTTAGTAGAGGAAACCACTTTGGCAAAAGTAGCTAAGTCTCTTTGTCTAGGTGATTTTTTGCGTTTAGGAAAAGGAGAAAGACAATCAGGAGGCAACAAAAAGGGGACTATTTTGGCAGATACTTTAGAAGCTTTGATAGGAGCAATTTATCTTGATAGTGATTTCCTTACAGTTTGTGGGGTTATTAGAAACTGGTTTGAACCTTGGTTAAAAAAGTTGTCTCCTGAAAATACATCAGATTTTAAAACTAGATTGCAAATACTTCTTCAGAAACAATGTCATATTCTTCCTGCTTACCGTGTTTTAAATATTATAGGGCCTGACCATGCCAAGCAATTTACTATAGGTGTATTTATTAATGGTAAATTGTGGGGAAAAGGAGTAGGAAGGTCCAGAAAAAGGGCAGAGCAAGAGGCGGCTAAACAAGCGCTTAATCGATTAAAATAG
- a CDS encoding class I adenylate-forming enzyme family protein — translation MDVYKQFSQIAKEKAAKPAFIFKEEVITFAQALEKVNQIGHALEQFGLQPEEKLAIWLPNCPEYIMAYLAAFGLGATVIPIDIMATKDEAIKIINHAKASILITDNETAKIKKETPSIKHIMSNLEKLTIDDKTELRGMGNEEDVALIIYTSGTTGQQKGVMLTYKNLEFPVKTLGYFGLKDFKTILCAIPFSHEAGSLHTLFQATMGSTIVIIERFIPGRCLKYIEKYQVELIFAPPAILEALLKVTEKEIISLKSLKYVCPFGAPCHPRVFQAFMKKFPHINVITGYGLTESTAPNIILPLDAPMEIRVKKGILGKPAPWVKVKIVDDRGNELPPGEIGEVLLKGPFVMKGYYNEPQLTKEVIKDGWLCTGDLGYLDEEGYLYIAGRKKEVIITGGLTVYANEVEFVISEHPKVKEVAVISTPDKLRGELIKAIITLKEPCSPQEILSYCRQKLASYKLPRVIEFRPKLPKTSSGKIKKSELI, via the coding sequence ATGGATGTTTATAAACAATTTTCTCAAATAGCCAAAGAAAAGGCAGCTAAACCTGCTTTTATTTTTAAAGAAGAAGTCATCACCTTTGCTCAGGCCTTAGAAAAAGTAAACCAGATAGGACATGCCTTGGAGCAGTTTGGTTTACAACCTGAGGAAAAACTGGCCATCTGGCTACCCAACTGTCCTGAATATATAATGGCCTATTTAGCTGCCTTTGGTTTGGGGGCCACGGTTATTCCCATAGATATCATGGCCACAAAGGATGAGGCAATTAAAATAATAAATCACGCAAAGGCCTCTATCCTTATAACGGACAATGAAACCGCTAAGATAAAAAAAGAAACCCCAAGTATCAAACACATTATGAGCAATTTAGAAAAATTGACCATAGATGACAAAACAGAGTTGCGTGGTATGGGCAATGAAGAGGATGTAGCCCTTATTATTTATACATCTGGCACCACGGGACAGCAAAAGGGAGTAATGCTAACTTACAAAAATCTTGAATTCCCTGTAAAGACTTTAGGCTATTTTGGCCTAAAAGATTTTAAAACCATACTTTGTGCCATTCCCTTCTCTCACGAAGCAGGTTCACTTCATACTTTATTTCAAGCCACTATGGGTAGCACCATAGTTATTATAGAAAGATTTATTCCTGGGAGATGTTTAAAATATATAGAAAAATACCAAGTTGAACTCATCTTTGCTCCTCCAGCTATTCTAGAAGCATTATTAAAAGTCACGGAAAAGGAAATAATATCTCTCAAATCGCTAAAATATGTCTGCCCATTTGGAGCTCCCTGTCATCCTAGGGTTTTTCAAGCATTTATGAAAAAATTCCCTCACATAAATGTGATCACCGGTTACGGTCTGACAGAATCCACTGCCCCAAATATAATCTTACCCTTGGATGCACCTATGGAGATAAGAGTTAAAAAGGGCATTTTGGGAAAACCTGCCCCTTGGGTAAAGGTAAAGATTGTGGATGACAGAGGCAATGAGCTTCCTCCTGGTGAAATAGGAGAAGTATTACTTAAAGGCCCTTTTGTGATGAAGGGCTATTATAATGAACCTCAATTAACAAAAGAAGTGATTAAAGATGGCTGGCTTTGTACAGGAGATTTGGGCTATCTAGACGAAGAAGGTTATCTTTATATTGCCGGCAGAAAAAAAGAGGTAATTATCACTGGAGGACTCACTGTATATGCTAATGAAGTAGAGTTTGTTATCTCTGAACATCCAAAAGTAAAAGAAGTAGCAGTAATAAGCACACCAGATAAACTAAGGGGAGAATTGATTAAGGCCATAATTACCTTAAAAGAACCATGTAGTCCTCAAGAGATACTTTCTTATTGCCGCCAGAAATTGGCCAGTTATAAATTGCCCAGGGTGATAGAGTTTAGACCAAAACTTCCCAAAACAAGTAGTGGTAAAATAAAAAAATCGGAGTTAATTTAA
- a CDS encoding four helix bundle protein — MPIWKKAMEIAETIHKSTEKLPKKEDYGFTSQIRSAALSISANIAEAFGRSHTLDKINFYYIARGSLTETQSHLEYGKRVGYVDGIRAEELDNSLNQLYNDINKVILALKNLEK, encoded by the coding sequence ATGCCTATCTGGAAGAAAGCGATGGAAATTGCAGAAACTATCCATAAATCAACGGAAAAACTACCAAAAAAAGAGGATTACGGATTTACATCTCAGATAAGGAGTGCAGCACTTAGCATTTCTGCCAATATTGCAGAGGCATTTGGAAGAAGTCATACTTTAGACAAGATAAATTTCTATTACATAGCAAGAGGCTCATTAACTGAGACACAAAGCCATTTAGAATATGGAAAAAGAGTAGGTTATGTGGATGGAATAAGAGCAGAGGAGTTAGATAACAGTTTAAATCAGCTATACAATGACATAAATAAGGTAATTTTAGCTTTAAAAAATCTAGAAAAATGA
- a CDS encoding elongator complex protein 3 gives MLISKPYIIPIFIPQLGCLHRCVYCHQPTITGVKPHLDLKQIKNQIEFFLLRKRHPKRKHIQIAFYGGSFTALNPKWRKKLLTLAFQYVQTGQVHSIRLSTRPDAINKIVLTELKTYGVKTIELGVQSLDNKVLDVCQRGHDAEAVYKATDLIKIHGFQLGWQLMPGLPEESAESRKKTIDGILKWRPDFIRIYPTLVIKDTILAKWWEEKKYLPLSLTEAVKICKEMVLIFQKANIPVIRIGLQTSESLLQPGHILAGPWHPAFGELVKSAIILEKVRIILEQYFSKAKIINIFVHPTKISQVMGQRKKNYQKLKTYFPQKRIAIFSDLELKREEIKIVTLEKKPICLTW, from the coding sequence ATGCTTATATCCAAGCCTTACATTATTCCTATTTTTATTCCTCAACTAGGTTGTCTACACCGGTGTGTGTATTGCCATCAACCCACTATTACCGGAGTAAAGCCTCATTTAGATTTGAAACAAATTAAAAATCAGATTGAATTTTTTCTTTTGCGTAAAAGACATCCCAAGCGTAAACATATTCAGATTGCCTTTTATGGAGGAAGTTTTACTGCTCTAAATCCTAAGTGGCGGAAAAAACTATTAACTTTGGCCTTTCAATATGTCCAAACGGGTCAGGTTCACAGTATTCGTCTTTCTACTAGACCAGATGCCATCAATAAAATAGTGCTAACTGAGTTAAAAACTTATGGAGTAAAAACTATTGAGTTAGGTGTTCAGTCCCTTGATAATAAAGTATTAGATGTTTGCCAACGGGGACACGATGCAGAGGCTGTTTATAAGGCAACGGATTTAATAAAAATCCATGGCTTTCAATTGGGCTGGCAGCTTATGCCAGGATTGCCTGAAGAATCAGCAGAAAGTCGTAAAAAAACCATTGATGGGATACTCAAATGGAGGCCTGATTTTATTAGAATTTATCCTACCTTAGTAATAAAAGATACTATTTTAGCCAAGTGGTGGGAAGAAAAAAAATACCTTCCCCTCTCTTTAACTGAGGCAGTGAAGATTTGTAAAGAAATGGTGCTTATTTTTCAAAAGGCCAATATTCCTGTAATCCGGATAGGTCTTCAAACTAGTGAGAGTTTGTTGCAACCTGGCCACATCTTGGCCGGTCCGTGGCATCCTGCCTTTGGAGAACTGGTAAAATCGGCTATTATTTTAGAAAAGGTTAGGATTATTTTAGAACAATATTTCTCTAAAGCTAAAATAATAAATATTTTTGTTCATCCAACGAAAATTTCACAAGTTATGGGCCAAAGAAAGAAAAATTATCAAAAATTAAAAACATATTTCCCCCAAAAAAGGATTGCTATTTTTTCTGATTTAGAGTTAAAAAGAGAAGAAATAAAAATCGTTACTTTGGAGAAAAAGCCAATATGCTTAACATGGTAG
- a CDS encoding metallophosphoesterase produces MLNMVVFGDVHNQINYIDKIKELPSADWTIITGDLTNCGGKKEAEEIINYIRYYNTHILAQIGNMDFLEINDYFENLGINLHGHGYRLEEELAVFGVGGSTPTPFNTPTEYSEQEIAAFLYTAYEEIKNVSHKILVSHTPPFGTKVDIVRRGEHVGSRVIREFIEKEQPELCLTGHIHEARNIDKIGKTLILNPGTIAQGYILVEWDGIALNATLASYK; encoded by the coding sequence ATGCTTAACATGGTAGTTTTTGGGGATGTTCATAATCAAATAAATTATATAGACAAGATTAAAGAACTCCCTTCTGCAGACTGGACAATCATTACTGGAGATCTAACTAACTGTGGAGGTAAAAAAGAGGCAGAAGAAATTATTAATTATATTAGATATTATAACACCCATATCTTAGCCCAGATAGGAAATATGGACTTTTTAGAAATAAATGATTATTTTGAAAATTTAGGAATAAATCTCCATGGACATGGATATAGACTTGAGGAGGAATTAGCAGTGTTTGGCGTAGGGGGCTCTACACCAACACCTTTTAATACACCCACTGAATATAGTGAGCAAGAAATAGCTGCCTTTTTATATACTGCTTATGAAGAAATAAAAAATGTTTCTCATAAAATTCTTGTTTCTCACACCCCTCCCTTTGGGACAAAAGTGGATATAGTAAGAAGGGGTGAGCATGTAGGAAGTAGGGTCATCCGGGAGTTCATTGAGAAGGAACAACCGGAATTGTGTTTAACAGGTCATATTCATGAGGCACGCAATATAGATAAAATTGGTAAAACCCTTATTTTAAATCCAGGCACAATTGCTCAGGGTTATATTTTAGTTGAATGGGATGGAATAGCATTAAATGCAACATTAGCTTCTTATAAATAA
- a CDS encoding DUF1302 family protein encodes MRKWLIVLLVVFLPGLGQATIYQKGPVTVEGYIKSETGVYPDFHKWIKIMNIVDLRGQYKPRPWLSFYGHIYKWWDFAYNQEDAYAPAHQAMYTNRETWQGISWVREVYVDFFSEYLDIRAGKQLITWGTADGIRVLDKYVNPLDWREFTLKPWNEIKIPLWTLKIEFQPTVNGSLQFLLIPDFEPDYWPAVGAPFAIGTSKEGAKMMDALLNFSRTGMAGVPFDYRIISHEGRPGEKWGNSKFGVRWRDVLGSFEYTLNYIYSWETESPERVTTVDTSTMDPQKFQELAMRMHMSPTELQNFLHSQGIAPPGSTFYFTKKYHRINVWGGTFSKTFVSGFLKGLTLRGEFAYVRNDYRAYRTKDGKFKWAKTDCYNYVIGLDKYIVTNWLASFQFIQLINSKKDIDGQPFVWPSGGAMDKVETLLTLRVSTDFFHERLKPNILIVYGDDNDWRISPSFYFEWGDHWTTTVGAHILEGKESGLHGQFNDSKELYFEVKYSF; translated from the coding sequence ATGAGAAAATGGCTAATTGTTTTGTTGGTGGTTTTTTTACCAGGTTTAGGTCAGGCAACTATTTACCAAAAAGGTCCTGTCACCGTAGAGGGTTATATTAAGAGTGAGACTGGGGTTTATCCTGACTTTCATAAGTGGATTAAAATTATGAATATCGTTGACTTAAGAGGGCAATATAAACCAAGACCGTGGCTTTCATTTTATGGCCATATTTATAAATGGTGGGATTTTGCCTACAATCAGGAAGACGCATACGCACCTGCCCACCAGGCCATGTATACCAACCGAGAGACCTGGCAGGGTATATCCTGGGTAAGGGAAGTTTATGTGGACTTTTTTTCGGAGTATTTAGATATTAGGGCAGGAAAGCAATTAATAACCTGGGGGACAGCAGATGGTATAAGGGTCTTGGATAAATATGTAAACCCATTGGACTGGCGAGAATTTACCCTTAAACCCTGGAATGAAATAAAAATTCCCCTTTGGACATTAAAGATAGAGTTTCAACCTACAGTAAATGGAAGTCTTCAATTTTTATTAATCCCTGATTTTGAACCTGACTATTGGCCAGCCGTAGGGGCACCGTTTGCTATTGGCACCAGTAAAGAAGGAGCCAAGATGATGGATGCTTTATTGAATTTTAGCCGCACAGGCATGGCCGGAGTTCCTTTTGATTACCGGATAATTTCCCATGAAGGAAGACCTGGAGAAAAATGGGGAAATTCAAAATTTGGGGTAAGATGGCGGGATGTCTTGGGTAGTTTTGAATATACCTTAAATTATATTTATTCCTGGGAGACAGAATCACCTGAAAGGGTCACCACTGTAGATACCAGCACTATGGACCCCCAAAAATTTCAGGAACTAGCGATGCGTATGCATATGAGCCCTACGGAACTACAAAACTTTCTTCACTCTCAAGGGATTGCCCCTCCGGGGAGCACCTTTTACTTTACCAAAAAATATCACCGTATAAATGTCTGGGGAGGCACATTCTCAAAGACATTTGTAAGTGGATTTTTAAAAGGCCTGACTTTGAGGGGTGAATTTGCTTATGTAAGAAACGATTATAGGGCTTATCGCACCAAAGATGGCAAATTTAAATGGGCAAAGACAGATTGCTATAATTATGTGATTGGTTTGGATAAATACATTGTTACCAATTGGCTGGCCAGTTTTCAATTCATCCAATTAATTAATTCTAAAAAAGATATAGATGGACAACCATTTGTCTGGCCTTCAGGGGGAGCTATGGATAAGGTAGAAACTTTACTGACTTTAAGAGTTTCAACTGATTTCTTTCATGAAAGGCTTAAACCCAATATTTTAATAGTTTATGGTGATGATAATGATTGGAGGATAAGTCCTTCCTTCTATTTTGAGTGGGGAGACCACTGGACTACTACTGTAGGTGCCCACATCCTGGAAGGAAAGGAAAGCGGACTTCATGGTCAATTCAATGACAGTAAGGAGCTATATTTTGAAGTAAAATATAGTTTCTAG
- a CDS encoding class I adenylate-forming enzyme family protein, translating to MNIYESLLYTAKNYPDKLALVYKGQKETFPELLNKVQRLMTSFQTLGMKKGEKLAIYLPNCPQYIYAYLAALGLGVTVVPLDPSIKQHELKNILAHAEVNYLIAKELFTFDLPSFKKTITDIDNLINNSQSAVPREELIKEKELAIIIYTSGTTGRPKAIPLTYRHLDSPVATMKYFDLIEPFKVLICYVPLSHAGGLVYLLMLACTGSTLVLGERFTPGRFLKDIETYGVTASWVPPTILEAMLKTREINKVRLDSLKLIVYFGAPASPRLLKEFEERFPHVTGITGWGLTESAAPNVLLPKNAPPEKRFRKGILGKPAPWVEIKIVDDKGDELPCNEIGEILLKGWFVMPGYYKEPELTKEIIKDGWLYTGDLGYLDEEGYLYITGRKKEVIITGGINVYANEVEFVIAEHPKVAEVAVVGVQDGLRGEVVKAVVVSKNGLQISPQEIIHFCRKKLSGYKVPRVIEFRNELPKTPLGKIKKTELING from the coding sequence ATGAATATTTATGAAAGTTTACTCTATACAGCCAAAAACTATCCTGACAAACTAGCGCTTGTTTATAAAGGCCAGAAAGAGACATTCCCTGAGCTATTAAATAAGGTCCAAAGGCTTATGACTTCATTTCAAACATTGGGGATGAAAAAAGGAGAAAAGCTAGCTATTTACCTCCCCAATTGCCCACAATACATCTATGCCTATTTAGCTGCCCTTGGCCTTGGGGTTACAGTTGTGCCTTTAGACCCTTCAATAAAACAACATGAATTAAAAAATATCTTGGCCCATGCAGAAGTCAATTATCTTATAGCTAAAGAACTTTTTACCTTTGACCTGCCTTCTTTTAAAAAAACTATCACAGATATAGACAATCTGATAAATAACTCTCAAAGCGCGGTTCCAAGAGAGGAGTTGATAAAAGAAAAGGAACTGGCAATCATTATTTACACCTCTGGCACTACTGGAAGACCTAAGGCCATTCCTTTAACCTATCGACACTTGGATTCCCCTGTGGCTACTATGAAATATTTTGACCTGATTGAACCCTTTAAAGTGCTTATTTGCTATGTCCCTCTTTCCCATGCAGGGGGGCTTGTCTATCTTCTTATGCTTGCTTGTACAGGTAGCACCCTAGTCCTGGGAGAAAGGTTCACTCCAGGTCGTTTTCTAAAAGATATAGAGACTTATGGTGTTACTGCTTCCTGGGTACCTCCAACTATTTTAGAAGCGATGCTAAAGACAAGGGAGATAAATAAAGTAAGACTTGATTCTTTAAAACTTATTGTTTATTTTGGCGCTCCTGCCTCACCAAGGTTATTGAAAGAATTTGAAGAAAGATTTCCCCATGTGACAGGAATTACTGGCTGGGGCCTGACCGAATCGGCGGCCCCAAATGTCCTTTTACCCAAAAATGCCCCGCCTGAAAAACGGTTTAGGAAAGGAATTCTTGGTAAACCTGCTCCCTGGGTAGAGATAAAGATTGTAGATGATAAAGGTGATGAACTACCTTGCAACGAAATAGGAGAAATATTGCTAAAAGGCTGGTTTGTTATGCCTGGTTATTACAAAGAGCCTGAATTGACTAAAGAGATAATAAAAGATGGCTGGCTTTATACAGGCGATTTAGGATATCTGGATGAAGAGGGCTATCTTTATATTACTGGTCGGAAAAAGGAAGTGATTATTACAGGTGGTATTAATGTCTACGCCAATGAAGTGGAGTTTGTGATTGCTGAACACCCAAAGGTAGCTGAGGTGGCCGTAGTAGGTGTGCAGGATGGATTAAGAGGAGAAGTAGTTAAGGCAGTGGTGGTTTCAAAAAATGGCTTACAAATAAGCCCTCAAGAAATTATTCACTTTTGCCGCAAGAAATTATCTGGCTATAAAGTTCCACGGGTGATTGAATTTAGAAATGAATTGCCCAAAACTCCTTTAGGCAAGATTAAAAAGACAGAATTAATAAATGGGTGA
- a CDS encoding class I adenylate-forming enzyme family protein translates to MDFYNVLQNTVKKYPQKDALIFGEHIDSFAQLFIKVRKLIGAFQALGMKRGEKLAICLPNCPEYIYAYLAALSLGITVVPLDASFKKEEVKNILRHAEVNYLISEKDIEVSEVKVIKDIDNLINSANAVDGQILDEKALAVLIYTSGTTGSPKAVPFTYKHLDSPVATLGYYGYDEWLERNICYVPFSHLGGLVYLLMTVYFGSTLVLGKRFIPGVFLKELEKYKITAVWLPPSILEASLNTKEINEVSLKTLKAIVYFGAPAHPRLFKEIERRFPHIYGVTGYGLTESAAPNVLFPRDMPKEKRYKKGIVGKPAPWVKVKIVDDKGDKLPCNKIGEILLKGWFVMPGYYKEPELTKEIIKDGWLYTGDLGYLDEEGYLYIAGRKKEVIIVGGLNVYATEVEFVLSEHPNIKEVAVVGIPDILRGEVVKAVVVSRDGLQTTPQEIINFCRKKLPGYKVPRVVEFRSELPKTPVGKIKKTELV, encoded by the coding sequence ATGGATTTTTATAATGTTCTCCAAAATACAGTAAAAAAATACCCCCAAAAAGATGCCCTTATTTTTGGTGAACACATAGATTCATTTGCACAGCTATTTATCAAAGTAAGAAAATTAATAGGGGCATTTCAGGCATTGGGGATGAAAAGGGGAGAAAAACTGGCCATTTGTTTGCCCAATTGTCCTGAATACATTTATGCCTATTTAGCAGCATTGTCTTTAGGTATAACCGTAGTGCCTTTGGACGCCTCATTTAAAAAAGAAGAAGTAAAAAATATCTTAAGGCATGCCGAAGTAAATTACCTTATATCGGAAAAAGATATAGAAGTTTCAGAAGTTAAAGTGATAAAAGATATAGACAATTTAATTAATTCAGCTAATGCTGTAGATGGACAAATACTTGATGAAAAGGCATTGGCTGTCCTTATTTACACCTCAGGCACCACCGGTAGCCCCAAGGCTGTGCCTTTTACTTATAAACACCTGGATTCTCCTGTAGCCACCCTGGGTTATTATGGTTATGATGAATGGTTAGAAAGAAATATTTGTTATGTGCCTTTTTCACATCTAGGGGGTCTAGTCTATCTTTTAATGACCGTTTATTTTGGAAGCACCTTGGTATTGGGAAAAAGGTTTATCCCTGGGGTATTTTTGAAAGAATTAGAAAAATATAAAATTACCGCTGTATGGTTGCCACCTTCTATTTTAGAGGCTTCTTTAAATACCAAGGAAATAAATGAGGTATCATTAAAGACTTTAAAGGCTATTGTCTATTTTGGTGCCCCTGCCCATCCCCGATTATTTAAAGAGATTGAAAGGAGATTCCCTCATATATATGGAGTTACTGGTTATGGATTAACAGAATCTGCTGCCCCAAATGTGTTATTTCCCAGAGATATGCCCAAAGAAAAAAGATATAAAAAAGGTATCGTAGGTAAACCAGCTCCCTGGGTAAAGGTAAAGATTGTAGATGATAAAGGTGATAAACTCCCGTGCAATAAAATAGGTGAAATATTGCTAAAAGGCTGGTTTGTTATGCCTGGCTATTATAAAGAGCCCGAATTGACTAAAGAGATAATAAAAGATGGCTGGCTTTATACAGGAGATTTGGGTTATTTAGATGAAGAAGGCTATCTTTATATTGCCGGTCGTAAAAAGGAGGTAATTATTGTGGGCGGGCTAAATGTCTATGCAACAGAAGTAGAGTTTGTGCTTTCTGAACATCCAAATATAAAGGAAGTAGCTGTAGTAGGAATACCTGATATTTTAAGGGGAGAAGTAGTTAAGGCAGTGGTGGTCTCAAGGGATGGTTTACAGACAACCCCTCAAGAAATTATAAATTTTTGTCGCAAGAAATTACCTGGCTATAAAGTCCCGCGAGTGGTTGAATTTAGGAGTGAACTACCAAAAACCCCAGTAGGTAAAATAAAAAAGACAGAATTGGTTTAA
- a CDS encoding outer membrane lipoprotein-sorting protein — MKKMLFFLMFFLFLGSLGLAMTCRPPDLPPHPTAEQIMQHWFDIKFTRFVNDAVYNGVNLIMIDKSGYKREKKAVRKRIIMHGKNGFDYKDLIAITYPEYSKGLAVLNWAYMDINKQNDIWIWLPSMKKIRKVSQAEGDDSFMGTEFTVEEVTTRRYGYETYELLGEEIFKGYKAHYNKKIYYANTPCYKIKAVPKKNPWYYTHRIVWIDKNTGIDIYEEYYDKKGRKFKEIFHYFDTPKEGCWWARIWEVYNFRTGHSDTLLIEPGCYNSGLKERHFSPRILERQEW, encoded by the coding sequence ATGAAAAAAATGCTTTTTTTTCTAATGTTTTTTTTGTTTTTAGGAAGCCTGGGCCTGGCTATGACCTGTCGCCCACCTGATTTACCGCCTCATCCCACTGCAGAGCAAATCATGCAACACTGGTTTGATATCAAATTCACCCGTTTTGTGAATGATGCGGTCTATAATGGGGTAAATTTAATCATGATAGATAAATCCGGCTATAAAAGGGAAAAGAAGGCGGTCAGAAAAAGAATTATTATGCATGGTAAAAATGGATTTGACTATAAGGACCTCATTGCCATTACTTATCCTGAATACAGCAAAGGGCTGGCGGTCTTAAATTGGGCCTATATGGATATAAACAAACAGAATGATATCTGGATCTGGCTCCCTTCTATGAAAAAGATAAGAAAGGTCTCGCAAGCCGAAGGAGACGATTCTTTTATGGGCACAGAATTCACGGTAGAAGAAGTCACTACCAGAAGATATGGTTATGAGACATATGAATTGTTAGGAGAAGAAATATTCAAAGGCTATAAGGCCCATTACAACAAAAAAATTTATTATGCCAATACCCCCTGCTACAAAATCAAGGCCGTGCCCAAAAAAAACCCGTGGTATTACACCCATCGCATTGTCTGGATAGATAAAAATACAGGGATTGATATTTATGAAGAGTATTATGACAAGAAAGGCAGGAAATTTAAAGAAATCTTTCACTATTTTGATACTCCTAAAGAAGGTTGCTGGTGGGCCAGGATATGGGAGGTCTATAACTTTCGCACCGGACATTCTGATACACTCCTTATTGAACCTGGGTGTTACAATTCAGGTTTAAAGGAAAGACATTTTTCACCGCGTATTTTAGAAAGACAGGAATGGTAA
- a CDS encoding outer membrane lipoprotein-sorting protein, with amino-acid sequence MKKLWLFLGILFLLPSTGFAASCRPKTLPPHPTVEQIMQRWFEIKFTRYADDVYYTGQLVMIDKSGFKRTKKWIRRRLIMHGKKGTDYKDLVVMTYPEYTKGLAVLTWAYLDVKKQNDLWLWLPSLKKVRKVSQAEEDDSFLGSEFTVEDITTRRYGYETYEFLGEGNFPGYTSRLDGKSYFKDTPCYKIKGIPQKKNWYYSYRIIWIDKKTGIAIFDEYYDKAGRKFKVIFRYYLTPEKNCWVSKIWEVYNFRTGHADCIDIQTYKFNTGLKERAFSPRILERMEW; translated from the coding sequence ATGAAAAAGTTATGGCTATTTCTGGGAATTTTATTTCTATTGCCTTCAACAGGGTTTGCAGCCAGTTGTCGGCCTAAAACTTTGCCACCTCATCCCACAGTAGAGCAAATTATGCAGCGGTGGTTTGAGATTAAGTTTACTCGTTATGCGGATGATGTCTATTACACAGGACAGTTAGTCATGATTGATAAATCAGGATTTAAACGCACAAAAAAGTGGATTCGGCGCCGTTTGATTATGCATGGCAAGAAAGGAACAGATTACAAAGATTTAGTAGTCATGACCTATCCTGAATATACCAAAGGATTGGCTGTGCTCACCTGGGCCTATTTAGATGTAAAAAAACAGAATGACCTCTGGCTTTGGTTACCTTCTTTAAAGAAGGTAAGAAAGGTTTCCCAGGCAGAAGAAGATGATTCATTTTTAGGCAGTGAATTTACTGTAGAAGACATTACTACCCGTCGTTATGGATATGAAACCTATGAATTTTTAGGAGAGGGGAATTTCCCTGGCTATACCAGCCGATTAGACGGTAAGAGCTATTTTAAGGATACACCCTGCTATAAAATAAAAGGCATCCCTCAAAAGAAAAACTGGTATTATAGCTATCGCATAATCTGGATAGATAAAAAGACAGGTATTGCTATCTTTGACGAATATTATGACAAGGCAGGAAGAAAATTTAAGGTCATTTTTCGCTACTATCTCACTCCAGAAAAAAATTGCTGGGTTTCAAAGATATGGGAAGTCTATAATTTCCGCACTGGCCATGCTGATTGCATAGATATTCAAACCTATAAATTTAACACGGGCTTAAAAGAGCGGGCATTTAGCCCCAGGATTTTAGAAAGAATGGAATGGTAA